Sequence from the Actinomyces slackii genome:
GCGGCGCCCTTGCGCAGGTTGTCCCCCACGGCGAAGAAGCTGATGCCGTGCCCCTCGTCCCAGGCCTGGTCGGCGCGCACGCGGCCCACGAAGGTGCCGTCGCGGCCGGCGCCCTTGAGGGGGCTGGGGACGTCGTCGTAGGTGACGCCGGGGGCGGCGGCGAGGATCTCGCGGGCGCGCTCCGGGGTGATCTCGCGGGCGAACTCCGCCGAGACGCTCACCCCGTGCCCGGAGAAGACCGGGATGCGCACGCAGGTGCCCGAGACCCGCAGCTCCGGGAGCCCCAGGATCTTGCGGGACTCGTTGCGCAGCTTCTGCTCCTCATCGGTCTCACCGGAGCCGTCGCCCGCATCCCCGCCGGCCCAGGCCACGGCGTTGAAGGCGATGGTGTCCACGTAGACGCTCGGCTCGGGGAACTCCACGGCGCGGCCGTCCACGCCCAGGCCCTCCATGTCCTGGTCCACCACGGCGCGCACCTGCCCCGCCAGCTCGGCCACACCGGCCCTGCCGGAGCCGGAGACCGCCTGGTAGGTCGAGGCGATGAAGCGCACCAGGCCGGCCTCCTCGTGCAGAGCCTTGAGGGCCGGCATGATCGCCATGGTCGTGCAGTTGGGGTTGGCGATGATCCCCTTGGGGCGGTCGGCGAGCGCCTCCGGGTTGACCTCGGAGACCACCAGCGGCACCTCGGGGTCCTTGCGCCAGGCCGAGGAGTTGTCCACCACGACGGCGCCGGCGGCGGCGAAGCGGGGGGCGTGCTCCTTGGAGGTGCCCCCACCGGCGGAGAAGATGGCCACATCGATGCCGGACAGGTCCGCACTCGCCACATCCTCGACCTCCACGCGCGCCCCGCGGAAGTCCACCACCGTCCCGGCGCTGCGGGCCGAGGAGAAGAAGCGCACGCCACGGGCCGGGAAGTCGCGCTCGGCCAGCATGGCCTGCATGACTCGACCCACCTGGCCGGTGGCGCCCACCACGGCCACGACCACGCCGTCGGCGGGGCCCTCGTACTCGTTGATCACTGCGCTGCGCTGGCTGGTCTGCTGGCTCATCGTCCGGTCCCTCCGTACACGACCGCCTCGGCGGCCTCGGCGTCGAGGCCGAATGCGGAGTGGACGGCGCGCACGGCCTCGTCGAGCACGGCGTCGTCGACCACCACCGAGATGCGGATCTCGGAGGTGGAGATCATGTGGATGTTGACCCCCGCCTCGCTCAGGGCGCCGAACAGTCGGGCGGAGACCCCCGGGTGGGAGCGCATGCCCGCCCCCACGAGGGAGAGCTTGCCGATGTCGGGGTTGAAGTGCAGGGAGCGGAAGCCCAGCTCCTCCTTGGCGCCCTCCAGGGCCTTGCGGGCGGCGGCGGAGTCGCCGTCGGGGCAGGTGAAGGAGATGTTGGTCAGGCCCGTGTCCTCGGCGGAGACGTCCTGAACGATCATGTCGATATTGGCGTCAGTGCCGGCCACGATGGCGAAGATGCGGGCGGCGGCACCAGGAACGTCGGGCACGCCGACCAGGGTGATCTTGTCCTGGCTGCGGTCGTGCGCGATTCCGGAGATGACGGGGGCTTCCACGTGGTCCTCCTTGGCGGATGAACGGGGGCGGGCGCCGGCACGGGCGGCCACGGCGCTGCGATGGGCGGTCTCGACGTCGGTGGCCGAGGGGCCCTCGGCGAGCGGGCCGGCGCTCCGGCCGGCCTGCCCGGCGACCCCGGAGGGCTGCGGGGCGGGCTGCTCGGCGGGCTCAGCGGTCCCAGTGACTGTTGACGGGGCTGTGGGCGCAGTGTCCCCGAGGTCGGTGTCGGCGGCCACGACGTCGTCGAGCATGGCGGCCGCGGCCGACGGGACGAAGGCTCCGGGGCGGCGCCCGTCATAGATCCAGGTTCCGGTCTTGTCGGAGAAGGAGGAGCGCACGTGCAGGGGCACCCCGAAGCGGCGGGCGTACTCCACGGCACGCAGGTGAAGGATCTTGGCGCCGTGGGCGGCCAGCTCCAGGGTCTCCTCGCTTGAGAGGGCCTCGACGCGTCGGGCGGTGGGGACGATGCGGGGGTCGGCGGTGAACAGGCCGTCGACGTCGGTGTAGATCTCGCAGACGTCGGCGTTGAGGGCAGCTGCCAGGGCCACGGCCGTGGTGTCCGAGCCGCCGCGCCCCAGGGTGGTGACGTCCTCGACCTCGTTGATGCCCTGGAAGCCGGCGACGATGGCCACGGCCCCGGTCTGGATGGAGCGGGCCACGCGCTCGGGCAGGACGCCGACGATGGAGGCGCGCCCGTACTTCGAGTCGGTCAGGACCCCGGCCTGGGCGCCGGTGTAGGCGTGGGCGGGAACGCCCAGCTCGTTGATGGCCATGGCCAGCAGGGCCATGGAGATGCGCTCCCCGG
This genomic interval carries:
- a CDS encoding aspartate-semialdehyde dehydrogenase, with translation MSQQTSQRSAVINEYEGPADGVVVAVVGATGQVGRVMQAMLAERDFPARGVRFFSSARSAGTVVDFRGARVEVEDVASADLSGIDVAIFSAGGGTSKEHAPRFAAAGAVVVDNSSAWRKDPEVPLVVSEVNPEALADRPKGIIANPNCTTMAIMPALKALHEEAGLVRFIASTYQAVSGSGRAGVAELAGQVRAVVDQDMEGLGVDGRAVEFPEPSVYVDTIAFNAVAWAGGDAGDGSGETDEEQKLRNESRKILGLPELRVSGTCVRIPVFSGHGVSVSAEFAREITPERAREILAAAPGVTYDDVPSPLKGAGRDGTFVGRVRADQAWDEGHGISFFAVGDNLRKGAALNAVELAELVAAELRG
- a CDS encoding aspartate kinase, with product MALVVQKYGGSSVSDIDAMRRVARRVVATREAGNTVVVVVSAMGDTTDELLDMAGALTSQPPVREMDILLSAGERISMALLAMAINELGVPAHAYTGAQAGVLTDSKYGRASIVGVLPERVARSIQTGAVAIVAGFQGINEVEDVTTLGRGGSDTTAVALAAALNADVCEIYTDVDGLFTADPRIVPTARRVEALSSEETLELAAHGAKILHLRAVEYARRFGVPLHVRSSFSDKTGTWIYDGRRPGAFVPSAAAAMLDDVVAADTDLGDTAPTAPSTVTGTAEPAEQPAPQPSGVAGQAGRSAGPLAEGPSATDVETAHRSAVAARAGARPRSSAKEDHVEAPVISGIAHDRSQDKITLVGVPDVPGAAARIFAIVAGTDANIDMIVQDVSAEDTGLTNISFTCPDGDSAAARKALEGAKEELGFRSLHFNPDIGKLSLVGAGMRSHPGVSARLFGALSEAGVNIHMISTSEIRISVVVDDAVLDEAVRAVHSAFGLDAEAAEAVVYGGTGR